The following proteins are co-located in the Sphingomonas donggukensis genome:
- a CDS encoding alkaline phosphatase family protein, with product MKLLPLALCATALSVPALAQQAAPAPTAPPKLLVVISVDQFSADLFAEYRRHFTGGFARLQDGAVFPSGYQSHAATETCPGHSTITTGARPARTGIIANDWVDLKTAREDKTVYCAEDENVPGSTSSKYTVSDKHLLVPTLGERMKAWNPASRVVSVAGKDRAAVMMGGHKVDELWWWDAGAYRTYAGRPTPPVVAQVNALVGARYAAPAAAVAVPPQCAARDRAVAIGAGKSVGTGHFERDGNNARLYRASPQFDAATLALAAGLIREMKLGQGAAPDIISIGASATDYVGHTYGTEGAEMCGQLLSLDRDLGDFFAVLDRSGVDYAVALTADHGGTDLPERHREDAVPGAVRTTADLNAKTIGTAIAAKLGLKGQLLRGGNFGDIWVDPTLTAAQRKTVIAEGVKAFAAHPQVQAVFTAEQIAATPLSKAPPETWSLLERARASYNPLRSGAFVVALKPRITPIVDPTKGYVATHGSFWDYDRRVPMLFWRKGMVGFEQPLSVETVDIAPTLAGLIGLPLKPGDVDGRCLDLVAGPASSCPN from the coding sequence GTGAAGCTGCTCCCACTCGCCTTGTGCGCCACCGCGCTCAGCGTTCCCGCGCTCGCGCAACAGGCCGCGCCTGCGCCCACCGCGCCGCCGAAGCTGCTCGTCGTCATCTCGGTCGATCAATTCTCCGCCGACCTGTTCGCCGAATATCGCCGCCACTTCACCGGCGGCTTCGCGCGGTTGCAGGACGGCGCGGTCTTTCCCTCGGGTTATCAGAGCCATGCGGCGACAGAGACGTGCCCCGGCCATTCGACCATCACCACCGGCGCCCGCCCCGCCCGCACCGGCATCATCGCCAACGACTGGGTCGACCTGAAGACCGCGCGCGAGGACAAGACCGTCTATTGCGCCGAGGACGAGAACGTGCCGGGCTCGACCTCGAGCAAATACACCGTCTCCGACAAGCATCTGCTGGTCCCGACGCTCGGCGAGCGGATGAAGGCGTGGAACCCGGCCAGCCGCGTCGTCTCGGTCGCGGGCAAGGACCGCGCGGCGGTGATGATGGGTGGGCACAAGGTCGACGAGCTGTGGTGGTGGGACGCCGGCGCCTACCGCACCTACGCCGGACGCCCGACCCCGCCGGTGGTGGCACAGGTCAACGCGCTGGTCGGCGCGCGCTATGCCGCCCCGGCGGCGGCGGTCGCAGTACCTCCGCAATGCGCCGCGCGCGACCGCGCGGTGGCGATCGGCGCGGGCAAGTCGGTCGGCACCGGCCATTTCGAGCGCGACGGCAACAACGCCCGCCTCTACCGCGCCTCCCCGCAGTTCGATGCCGCGACGCTGGCGCTCGCCGCCGGCCTGATCCGCGAGATGAAGCTCGGCCAGGGTGCGGCGCCCGACATCATCAGCATCGGCGCGTCGGCGACCGATTACGTCGGCCACACCTATGGCACCGAGGGTGCCGAGATGTGCGGCCAGCTGCTGTCGCTCGACCGCGACCTCGGCGATTTCTTCGCGGTGCTGGACAGGAGTGGCGTGGATTATGCGGTCGCGCTGACCGCGGACCACGGCGGCACCGACCTGCCCGAGCGTCACCGCGAGGATGCCGTACCGGGCGCGGTGCGCACCACCGCAGACCTGAATGCCAAGACGATCGGCACCGCGATCGCGGCGAAGCTGGGGCTGAAGGGGCAATTGCTGCGGGGCGGCAATTTCGGCGACATCTGGGTCGATCCGACGTTGACTGCAGCGCAGCGCAAGACGGTGATCGCCGAAGGGGTAAAGGCATTCGCCGCCCACCCGCAGGTCCAGGCGGTCTTCACCGCCGAACAGATCGCCGCGACCCCGCTGTCGAAGGCCCCGCCCGAGACGTGGAGTTTGCTGGAGCGCGCCCGCGCCTCGTACAATCCCTTGCGCTCCGGCGCCTTCGTCGTCGCGTTGAAGCCGCGGATCACGCCAATCGTCGACCCGACCAAGGGCTATGTCGCCACCCACGGCAGCTTCTGGGACTACGACCGCCGCGTGCCGATGCTGTTCTGGCGCAAGGGGATGGTCGGCTTCGAACAGCCGCTGTCGGTGGAAACCGTCGATATCGCCCCGACGCTCGCGGGGCTGATCGGCCTGCCGCTGAAGCCCGGCGACGTCGATGGTCGCTGCCTGGACCTGGTCGCGGGGCCGGCGAGCAGTTGCCCGAACTGA
- a CDS encoding protein-disulfide reductase DsbD family protein: protein MRLLHVLLMTLAFFATQAAAQAPGERHIAITLVAESETPRAGEKMTLAFAATPQQGWHGYWKNPGDAGVETTAAWTLPAGVTAGPIQYPVPQRLLISGLMNYVYEGPFAQFVTLTLPGGLAQGTALPVSVKLDYLVCTDQVCVPESQTLTTRLTVGDGAVSLERRAEFDGWRRAMPKPLGSPARFAVADGQVRLAVPYPADSPATDPYFFPLTQGVVDYAAPQRLTREGDMLTIATKASGGAPAMVEGVLAVAPGQGFLVRAAPGTVAVSEGGVGWSLLAALGGAILGGLLLNVMPCVFPILSLKALSLAKSGGEGAKGEALAYTAGVMLVCVALGAVLLALRAGGASVGWAFQLTDPRVILLLLLLMTAIAFNLAGLFELATPGAVNRMAAGGKGGAFGTGALAAFVATPCTGPFMGAAMAATLVLPWWAAMAVFAGLGLGLALPFLAIGFVPALRRMLPKPGAWMATFRHVLALPMFATALALAWVLGRQAGVTGMTLGLGAAIVLATGLWWTGARQARGSAQAWVPGALAAVLALGTLAVVTRAPVQAAAVAGVEPFSEARLAALRAQGKPVFAYFTADWCVTCKVNERAVIDTDAVQDALKRGGVTVLVGDWTDGDRVLGRFIERHNRAGVPLYLWYAKGGGEAEVLPQLLSRDMLTTRAGR from the coding sequence ATGCGGCTTCTGCATGTCCTGTTGATGACACTCGCGTTTTTCGCGACGCAGGCGGCTGCGCAGGCGCCGGGCGAGCGGCACATCGCGATCACCCTGGTTGCCGAGAGCGAGACGCCGCGCGCCGGCGAAAAAATGACGCTGGCGTTCGCCGCGACGCCGCAGCAGGGTTGGCACGGCTATTGGAAGAATCCGGGCGACGCCGGGGTCGAGACGACGGCGGCGTGGACTCTGCCGGCGGGGGTGACGGCGGGGCCGATCCAGTATCCCGTGCCGCAGCGGCTGCTGATCTCCGGCCTGATGAATTACGTGTATGAGGGGCCGTTCGCGCAATTCGTGACGCTGACGCTGCCGGGGGGGCTGGCGCAGGGCACGGCGCTGCCGGTGTCGGTGAAGCTAGACTATCTGGTGTGCACCGACCAGGTGTGCGTGCCCGAGAGCCAAACGCTCACGACACGGCTGACGGTCGGCGACGGCGCCGTCAGTCTGGAGCGGCGCGCCGAGTTCGACGGGTGGCGCCGCGCGATGCCGAAGCCGCTGGGATCGCCCGCGCGGTTTGCCGTGGCGGACGGGCAGGTGCGGCTGGCGGTGCCGTATCCGGCGGATTCGCCGGCGACTGATCCGTACTTTTTCCCGCTGACGCAAGGCGTGGTCGATTACGCCGCGCCGCAGCGCTTGACCCGCGAAGGAGACATGCTGACCATCGCGACCAAGGCGAGCGGCGGCGCGCCGGCGATGGTCGAGGGCGTATTGGCGGTGGCGCCGGGCCAGGGCTTCCTTGTTCGCGCCGCGCCGGGAACTGTCGCGGTAAGCGAGGGCGGCGTGGGCTGGTCGCTGCTCGCGGCGCTCGGCGGGGCGATCCTTGGCGGGTTGTTGCTGAACGTCATGCCGTGCGTGTTCCCGATCCTGAGCCTGAAGGCATTGAGCCTCGCCAAGTCGGGCGGCGAAGGGGCGAAGGGAGAGGCGCTGGCCTATACAGCGGGCGTGATGCTGGTGTGTGTCGCGCTGGGCGCGGTGCTGCTGGCGCTGCGGGCGGGCGGTGCGAGCGTGGGCTGGGCGTTCCAGCTGACCGATCCGCGCGTGATCCTGCTGCTGTTGCTGCTGATGACCGCAATCGCCTTCAATCTCGCCGGGCTGTTCGAACTGGCGACGCCGGGCGCGGTCAATCGCATGGCGGCGGGCGGAAAAGGCGGAGCGTTCGGCACCGGCGCGCTGGCGGCGTTCGTGGCGACGCCGTGCACGGGGCCGTTCATGGGCGCAGCGATGGCTGCGACCTTGGTGCTGCCATGGTGGGCGGCAATGGCGGTGTTCGCGGGGCTCGGGCTTGGGCTCGCGCTGCCGTTCCTGGCGATCGGGTTCGTGCCGGCGCTGCGGCGGATGCTGCCGAAGCCGGGGGCTTGGATGGCGACGTTCCGCCATGTCCTGGCGCTGCCGATGTTCGCGACTGCGCTGGCGCTGGCGTGGGTGCTGGGGCGGCAGGCCGGGGTGACCGGCATGACGCTGGGGCTGGGCGCGGCGATCGTGCTCGCGACTGGGCTGTGGTGGACGGGCGCGCGTCAGGCGCGGGGAAGCGCGCAGGCCTGGGTGCCGGGTGCGCTGGCCGCGGTGCTGGCGCTGGGCACGCTCGCCGTCGTCACCCGCGCGCCGGTACAAGCGGCGGCGGTTGCCGGGGTCGAGCCCTTCAGCGAAGCCCGACTTGCGGCGCTCCGCGCGCAGGGCAAGCCTGTCTTCGCCTATTTCACCGCCGACTGGTGCGTCACGTGCAAGGTGAACGAGCGCGCCGTCATCGACACCGACGCGGTGCAGGACGCGCTGAAGCGGGGCGGGGTGACGGTGCTGGTCGGCGACTGGACCGACGGCGACCGCGTGCTCGGGCGGTTCATCGAACGCCATAATCGCGCGGGCGTGCCGCTGTACCTCTGGTATGCGAAGGGCGGCGGCGAGGCCGAAGTCCTGCCGCAGCTCTTGTCGCGCGACATGCTGACGACCCGCGCCGGCAGATAG